One genomic segment of Nitrospira sp. includes these proteins:
- a CDS encoding 3-hydroxyacyl-CoA dehydrogenase, with product MYVYKVGVVGAGTMGAQIAEVVSYAGLPVVLADTNDSLTKRGVESVRAIYQARVNKGKMSAEQLEEKMLLVTVSSGLDGLKDVDVVIEAVSEDLKLKAQVFQQLDQICQRSTILASNTSALSISALGAATTRPNKVVGLHYFNPAYVMRLVEVVPGLATSPQTVDDAASFVEGIGKLPIVVKECAGFLVNRLLMAYVNEAVRALQDGATTVQEIDREMVSFGMPVGPLALLDAVGLDISFEVARILYRSYGPRMMPAPLLEAMLKAGRLGVKSGHGFYNYVSGEEGDRDQELERLLQVFRPDADHAAARWSRSRLLLAMTNEAVIALQEGVASAADIDLAMMAGIGYPKDKEGPLHFADQLGIDQALHELEDFAETLGPRFWPAPMLRRMVDAGFTGQMAGRGFFTY from the coding sequence ATGTACGTCTATAAAGTCGGGGTTGTCGGCGCAGGGACGATGGGAGCGCAGATCGCGGAAGTGGTGAGCTATGCGGGACTGCCGGTCGTACTCGCCGACACGAATGATTCCTTGACGAAACGGGGCGTCGAGTCGGTACGAGCGATCTATCAGGCACGGGTCAACAAGGGGAAAATGAGCGCTGAGCAACTTGAGGAGAAGATGTTGCTCGTCACCGTCTCCTCCGGTCTCGACGGGCTCAAGGACGTCGATGTGGTGATCGAGGCAGTGTCGGAAGACCTAAAACTCAAGGCACAGGTCTTTCAGCAGTTGGACCAAATCTGCCAGCGCAGCACGATCTTGGCCAGCAACACGTCGGCACTATCCATCTCGGCTCTTGGCGCAGCTACGACGCGGCCGAACAAGGTGGTCGGTCTCCATTATTTCAATCCGGCCTATGTCATGCGACTCGTAGAGGTCGTGCCAGGGTTGGCCACCTCTCCACAAACCGTGGATGATGCTGCCAGCTTCGTGGAAGGCATCGGGAAACTGCCGATCGTCGTGAAGGAATGTGCGGGATTCTTAGTCAATCGCCTGCTGATGGCCTATGTGAACGAAGCCGTTCGCGCGCTGCAGGACGGAGCGACCACGGTACAAGAAATCGATCGGGAGATGGTGTCATTCGGCATGCCCGTCGGTCCACTTGCCCTCCTGGATGCGGTGGGTCTCGATATCTCCTTCGAGGTGGCTCGCATTCTGTACCGCAGCTATGGGCCACGCATGATGCCGGCTCCCCTGCTTGAAGCCATGCTGAAGGCGGGTCGGCTAGGAGTCAAATCGGGTCATGGCTTTTACAACTATGTCAGCGGAGAGGAAGGCGATCGAGATCAAGAACTTGAACGACTTCTCCAAGTATTCAGACCTGATGCCGATCATGCTGCGGCGCGATGGAGTCGATCACGATTGCTCCTAGCCATGACCAATGAGGCAGTTATCGCGCTCCAAGAAGGAGTCGCCTCTGCAGCAGATATCGACCTGGCGATGATGGCCGGAATCGGCTATCCAAAGGACAAGGAAGGTCCGTTGCATTTCGCGGATCAGCTGGGGATTGATCAGGCTCTACATGAGCTTGAAGATTTTGCGGAGACATTGGGTCCACGCTTTTGGCCTGCGCCGATGTTGCGCCGAATGGTGGATGCCGGATTCACAGGACAGATGGCTGGACGAGGCTTCTTTACATACTGA
- a CDS encoding enoyl-CoA hydratase: MTVLTGAMHSCKIEEGVALVTLNHPPVNALTPELLTELSTTFDSLANDEGVKAVVFTGAGRFFVAGADIRVLASIPSSVEGEAMARRGQMILNKIEALKKPVIAAINGACLGGGLELAMCCHIRLAAEGIRLGQPEINLGIMPGFGGTQRLPRLIGQSKAMELILTGEPVSAQEAMSLGLVSQVVSADDLLRQALGLARTMAAKSQVALRTSLQAIRQGSEVNLSDGLDLEARLFGTLCDTDDRKEGTAAFLEKRQPRFKNR, encoded by the coding sequence ATGACTGTCCTGACAGGTGCCATGCACAGTTGCAAAATTGAAGAAGGCGTCGCGCTCGTGACCCTCAATCATCCGCCCGTCAACGCCCTCACACCTGAACTCCTCACGGAGTTGAGCACCACGTTCGACTCGCTCGCGAACGACGAAGGCGTGAAGGCTGTGGTGTTCACGGGCGCCGGCCGATTTTTTGTCGCAGGTGCTGATATTCGAGTGCTGGCCTCCATTCCGTCGTCAGTTGAGGGAGAAGCGATGGCTCGTCGAGGGCAGATGATTTTGAACAAGATAGAGGCTCTTAAAAAACCGGTCATTGCGGCGATCAACGGGGCTTGTTTGGGAGGAGGATTGGAATTGGCCATGTGCTGTCACATCCGCCTTGCAGCAGAAGGCATCAGACTTGGCCAGCCGGAAATCAACCTGGGCATCATGCCGGGATTCGGCGGCACTCAGCGTCTTCCTCGGCTGATCGGCCAATCCAAGGCCATGGAATTGATCCTGACAGGCGAGCCAGTTTCAGCTCAAGAAGCCATGAGTCTGGGTTTGGTGTCTCAGGTGGTATCCGCCGATGACCTCCTGCGACAAGCGCTGGGACTGGCGCGCACGATGGCTGCGAAAAGCCAAGTGGCGCTCCGAACGTCGCTCCAAGCGATTCGTCAGGGGAGTGAGGTGAATCTTTCAGATGGTTTGGATCTGGAAGCCCGGCTTTTCGGAACACTCTGCGATACCGATGATCGGAAAGAAGGAACAGCCGCTTTCTTGGAAAAACGACAGCCTCGGTTCAAGAACCGTTAG